The Rhodohalobacter sp. SW132 genome includes a region encoding these proteins:
- a CDS encoding SH3 domain-containing protein has protein sequence MKQKLVFLIPLLLFATELFAQQNRFDEATNLLEEQRYADAIESYKSIADDGHVSGALWLNLGVAYAHLDSLGKAKYYLMRSAEFPETESMARESLDVVENRFSRRSAVLPMLPWDRFFQWADEYFGSVTLLILGLILLNVGAGFVLAAWFRPGYKKPFKYLSITSGALAAVFMSVSLYVDYQNARYETGVTIDRQSSVYSRPDTQSAVEATAYEGYTMRVDLRESESEAGWFYIRLENGRFGWIEENAVLTY, from the coding sequence TTGAAACAAAAATTAGTCTTTCTTATTCCGCTGCTTCTGTTTGCCACAGAACTCTTTGCCCAGCAGAACCGCTTTGATGAAGCAACTAATCTCCTGGAAGAGCAGAGATATGCGGATGCCATCGAAAGTTACAAATCAATTGCCGATGACGGGCACGTTTCTGGTGCGCTCTGGCTCAACCTTGGAGTTGCATACGCTCACCTTGACAGCCTCGGCAAGGCGAAGTACTACCTGATGCGATCTGCTGAATTTCCGGAGACCGAATCGATGGCCAGGGAATCACTGGATGTAGTTGAAAACCGTTTCAGCCGAAGATCAGCAGTACTGCCCATGCTTCCGTGGGATCGTTTTTTTCAATGGGCCGATGAATACTTCGGTTCTGTCACACTCCTGATTCTCGGATTAATTTTATTGAATGTCGGAGCTGGATTCGTCCTTGCGGCTTGGTTCCGGCCGGGTTATAAAAAGCCTTTTAAATATTTGAGTATCACATCCGGTGCACTTGCCGCAGTATTCATGTCCGTATCTCTATATGTCGACTACCAGAATGCACGATACGAAACTGGGGTTACGATCGACCGTCAGTCATCGGTCTACAGCAGGCCCGATACGCAATCAGCCGTTGAGGCAACCGCTTACGAAGGATATACGATGCGTGTTGACCTTAGAGAAAGTGAATCTGAAGCCGGCTGGTTCTATATCCGTCTTGAAAACGGTCGCTTTGGCTGGATTGAAGAGAATGCTGTTTTAACCTATTGA